From Acinetobacter lwoffii, a single genomic window includes:
- a CDS encoding translocation/assembly module TamB domain-containing protein — translation MVENQPQPEQEPQDSVVPKKRRIFRSILLSVLFSLIFLLSVLALLFSTNQGSKFLLDQVLERQQIIQYEYEGGNLWRGIILKNVLVSLKPVDVKIDRADVKLGWRAIVKKEIHLTEADVLNLQIINKQPSTGEPFKFNAIRLPFILRVDHLLLDHLVIKTQTNAVDFYNIELNEALWSGTELNFEDSRMDMGYLSVREATGKMQFEGKYPLDATGIVNLPSLRDSLNIHDTQVRARGTLDTIQAGVATNTPDLLTGWVIVHPMRPQVPMRGELKFKDYHWPILAEQKLFTKDGIAEFNGDIKRLDLNVQTDLIGENIPQGQYSAVMYTDLVNQLNITDLNGQLMKGAVSLAGTVGWKDRVSWDLAGRLNGIDPKHERIPQVVQDFLPPSLDANIASAGNLENGLHLTGLVDFDRYESWNLKLDQNPVKGNKVQPMLLDVAWKNIDRAVPYVGWLSSQSGDVKLALVEGQQNIHVATKVEQHEEGLLPAGMYQAKLNLNKNILNVPSFNYSANAAGSLSGNARIELPQEKRQLKWTAVLNAKNLNTQSIAAASPVDRLNGEVKANGYAQPNQQIIKLNNVDLTGRLAEQNETVRLTGNSTIALLFHNEKAGGGFKGYAVNYDGALNASQLKASQGMLKLRVSGTPEMLKINEFRHDGVAGKINASGLVNLANGIGWDINASLIRFKPQYFNAKLKGELSGNVQTQGVWSDALKRIQIQRLNLAGMLNNKPVRGTGNLSVIINSNQRGFVPEQFEANNLFLSYASNQIQATGNAQNLQLKVNAPALFELYPGLRGRAQGYINMQAQPRLQASANLSIDNFAFKNLFSVQKVRVRGQLPTSLSTPTLLTATMDRLRSGSREIVRGEISLAGTRAAHILKVQAENRLSKFFVQLAGGFNAQNNWLGQIQKGDFDSLRARLVQRQNAAVIYNSAQSDLFVGAHCWMSQQSQLCFDQPIRVNKTRGSASFITQNLDLEDFSAFLPDGLALTGKVNGYAKAAWAQGAKPKIDARLVTRNGVVGLSSEDPDYLGSTLKYDEVGLVAKSVADGLQLRLDVKTPDIGTGYANVIIDPYRDSKPMRGEIAFNQVQLKVFKPFIQDIRNLDGILSYAGKISGTLTDPLLEGEVRVKDASISMISLPVNLTNVQLYSSIRQNSASINGAFNSGRGVGKLTGSVDWKGDPRVQLKLQGDNLLIRQAPLITAVVTPDLTLDMYPFNKKLSLSGTVDVPRALISMPEASEPVVGLSSDVRVVREGDDQLAILKSARPWDIRADVAVSLGNQVIFQGFDSRIPLLGRVNLSQRGLETAMRANGAIGVSQRVKIEAYGQSLDLNRAIARFNGELTNPTLDIDANKSVQGSTVGVRVTGTASSPSIQIYNDAGLSEQEALNALITGRVNEGVSGLSQAEGFRSDVNNTIAAAGISLGLGSTRALTNQIGRSFGLTGLALDAQGTGDDTQVSVTGYITPDLYLRYGVGVFTPVNKLTLRYQVNQRLYLEASQSLERAIDLFYNWRF, via the coding sequence ATGGTCGAGAACCAACCACAGCCAGAACAAGAACCACAAGATAGCGTTGTGCCGAAAAAGCGCCGTATATTCAGAAGCATCCTATTGTCGGTGCTTTTTTCGCTGATTTTTCTGCTGTCTGTGTTGGCTCTACTGTTTTCGACCAATCAGGGCAGTAAATTTCTGCTGGATCAGGTGCTGGAACGTCAGCAAATTATTCAATATGAATATGAGGGCGGTAATTTATGGCGCGGGATTATTCTTAAAAATGTGCTGGTCAGCCTGAAACCAGTCGATGTCAAAATTGATCGTGCTGATGTTAAGCTGGGCTGGCGCGCGATTGTCAAAAAAGAAATTCATCTGACTGAAGCCGATGTCCTCAATCTGCAAATTATTAACAAGCAACCATCAACGGGCGAACCGTTCAAGTTTAATGCTATCCGTTTGCCTTTTATCTTGCGCGTTGATCATTTATTGCTGGATCATTTGGTCATTAAAACCCAGACCAATGCAGTTGATTTCTATAATATTGAATTAAATGAGGCGCTCTGGTCTGGCACCGAATTAAATTTTGAAGATTCCCGGATGGATATGGGCTATCTGTCAGTACGTGAAGCCACGGGTAAAATGCAGTTTGAAGGCAAATACCCTCTAGATGCCACGGGCATCGTCAATCTGCCTTCCTTAAGAGACAGCTTGAATATTCATGATACTCAGGTGAGGGCACGTGGAACACTGGACACGATTCAGGCTGGCGTAGCGACCAATACGCCTGATTTATTAACCGGTTGGGTTATTGTACATCCTATGCGCCCTCAGGTACCGATGCGCGGCGAGTTGAAGTTCAAGGATTATCACTGGCCTATTCTGGCCGAACAGAAACTGTTTACCAAAGATGGCATTGCCGAGTTTAATGGCGATATCAAGCGTCTGGACCTGAACGTCCAGACTGACCTGATTGGGGAAAATATTCCGCAAGGCCAGTATAGTGCGGTGATGTATACCGATCTGGTCAATCAGCTGAATATTACCGATTTGAATGGTCAGTTAATGAAAGGTGCAGTTAGCCTTGCCGGGACAGTAGGCTGGAAAGACCGGGTTAGCTGGGATCTTGCTGGGCGTTTGAACGGGATTGATCCTAAACATGAGCGCATTCCGCAAGTCGTACAAGATTTCTTGCCGCCAAGTCTGGATGCGAATATTGCTTCTGCGGGTAACCTGGAAAATGGCTTGCACCTTACCGGACTGGTTGATTTTGATCGCTATGAAAGCTGGAATCTGAAGCTGGATCAAAACCCGGTCAAAGGCAATAAAGTACAACCAATGCTGCTGGATGTTGCCTGGAAAAATATTGATCGCGCCGTACCTTATGTGGGCTGGCTCAGCAGTCAGTCTGGCGATGTTAAATTGGCATTGGTCGAAGGTCAGCAGAATATTCATGTGGCCACTAAAGTCGAGCAGCATGAAGAAGGACTTCTACCTGCAGGCATGTACCAAGCCAAGCTCAATCTGAACAAGAATATCCTGAATGTGCCGAGCTTTAATTACAGCGCCAATGCAGCAGGCAGCTTAAGTGGCAATGCACGGATTGAACTGCCACAGGAAAAACGTCAGTTAAAATGGACCGCGGTATTAAATGCCAAAAATTTGAATACTCAAAGTATTGCCGCAGCTTCACCGGTAGATCGTTTGAATGGCGAGGTTAAAGCCAATGGTTATGCGCAACCGAATCAGCAGATTATTAAACTCAATAATGTCGACCTGACCGGACGACTGGCAGAGCAAAATGAAACCGTACGTCTGACCGGTAACAGTACCATTGCCTTGTTATTCCATAATGAAAAAGCGGGTGGCGGATTTAAAGGTTACGCGGTCAATTATGATGGTGCTTTAAATGCCAGCCAGCTTAAAGCCAGTCAGGGTATGCTGAAACTGCGCGTTTCAGGCACCCCGGAAATGTTGAAGATAAATGAATTCCGTCATGATGGTGTGGCTGGCAAGATTAATGCGAGTGGTCTGGTCAATCTGGCGAATGGCATTGGCTGGGATATCAATGCATCCTTAATCCGCTTTAAGCCGCAATATTTTAATGCCAAACTGAAAGGTGAATTGTCAGGCAATGTGCAAACCCAAGGCGTTTGGTCAGATGCTTTAAAACGCATTCAGATTCAACGTTTAAATCTGGCCGGCATGCTGAATAACAAGCCAGTACGTGGTACAGGTAATTTATCGGTCATCATCAATTCAAACCAGCGCGGTTTTGTACCAGAGCAGTTTGAAGCCAATAACCTGTTCTTGTCTTATGCGAGCAACCAGATTCAGGCGACCGGTAATGCACAGAATCTTCAATTGAAAGTGAATGCGCCAGCACTGTTTGAATTGTATCCGGGCTTAAGAGGTCGTGCACAAGGCTATATCAATATGCAGGCGCAGCCGCGGTTGCAGGCTTCGGCCAACTTGTCTATCGACAATTTTGCCTTTAAAAACCTGTTTAGTGTGCAGAAAGTTCGTGTTCGCGGACAGTTGCCGACATCGCTAAGCACACCAACTTTATTGACCGCGACAATGGATCGCCTGCGTAGCGGTTCACGCGAGATTGTACGCGGTGAGATATCACTGGCCGGTACCCGTGCTGCACACATTCTCAAAGTGCAGGCAGAAAACCGCCTATCAAAATTCTTTGTACAGCTCGCCGGTGGCTTTAATGCCCAGAATAACTGGCTGGGTCAGATTCAAAAAGGTGATTTCGACTCTTTACGTGCCCGTCTGGTGCAACGTCAAAATGCAGCAGTGATTTATAACAGTGCTCAATCGGATCTGTTTGTTGGTGCTCATTGCTGGATGAGTCAGCAAAGCCAGTTGTGTTTTGATCAGCCGATTCGGGTCAACAAAACCCGTGGCAGTGCCTCTTTTATTACTCAAAACCTTGATCTGGAAGACTTCAGTGCATTCCTGCCTGATGGATTGGCATTGACGGGTAAAGTCAATGGTTATGCCAAGGCTGCTTGGGCACAAGGCGCCAAACCTAAAATCGACGCACGTCTGGTGACGCGTAATGGTGTGGTGGGCTTATCTTCTGAAGATCCAGATTATTTGGGTTCTACACTCAAATATGATGAAGTCGGGTTGGTCGCAAAAAGTGTGGCAGATGGCTTGCAGCTTCGTCTGGATGTCAAAACACCAGATATCGGAACCGGCTATGCCAATGTCATCATTGATCCATATCGGGACAGTAAACCGATGCGTGGCGAAATTGCCTTTAACCAGGTACAGCTCAAGGTCTTTAAGCCATTTATTCAGGACATCCGTAATCTGGACGGGATTTTATCTTATGCCGGAAAAATTAGCGGAACTTTAACGGATCCTTTGCTTGAAGGTGAGGTTCGGGTTAAAGATGCTTCGATTAGCATGATCTCCTTACCAGTGAATCTGACCAATGTACAACTTTATTCATCCATACGTCAGAATTCTGCCAGCATCAATGGCGCATTTAACAGTGGTCGTGGTGTGGGTAAATTAACCGGATCGGTCGACTGGAAAGGCGATCCGCGAGTGCAGTTAAAACTGCAAGGTGATAATCTGCTGATTCGTCAGGCCCCTTTAATTACCGCTGTGGTGACACCTGATTTGACCCTGGACATGTATCCATTTAATAAAAAACTGAGTCTGAGTGGCACAGTCGATGTACCACGTGCGCTGATTTCAATGCCTGAAGCCTCAGAACCTGTAGTCGGTTTATCTTCAGATGTACGTGTCGTGCGTGAAGGTGATGATCAGCTAGCGATCTTGAAGTCTGCACGTCCTTGGGATATCCGTGCAGATGTCGCCGTTTCTTTAGGGAATCAGGTGATCTTTCAGGGCTTTGACAGTCGTATTCCACTCTTGGGTCGAGTCAATCTGTCACAGCGGGGGCTGGAAACCGCAATGCGTGCCAATGGTGCAATTGGGGTATCACAACGAGTGAAAATCGAAGCCTATGGCCAAAGTCTGGACCTGAATCGTGCTATCGCCCGTTTTAATGGTGAACTTACTAATCCGACACTGGACATTGATGCTAATAAATCGGTTCAGGGTAGTACGGTCGGGGTACGGGTAACAGGGACGGCATCGAGTCCAAGTATTCAGATTTATAATGATGCGGGCTTGTCAGAACAGGAAGCCTTGAATGCCTTGATTACCGGTCGTGTTAATGAGGGTGTATCTGGTTTAAGCCAGGCTGAAGGATTTAGATCCGATGTGAATAATACGATCGCTGCTGCGGGGATTAGTCTGGGCTTGGGTAGCACCCGCGCACTGACCAACCAGATCGGGCGCAGTTTTGGCTTAACTGGTCTAGCTCTGGATGCTCAAGGTACAGGAGATGATACCCAGGTTTCTGTGACCGGTTATATTACGCCGGATTTATATCTGCGCTATGGGGTCGGGGTATTCACACCAGTGAATAAGCTGACTTTACGTTATCAGGTAAATCAGCGTCTGTATTTAGAAGCGAGTCAGTCTTTAGAGCGTGCGATTGACTTGTTCTATAACTGGCGATTCTAA
- a CDS encoding autotransporter assembly complex protein TamA: MPAKKNFKKTMLNRSMGPLIPQHSGMQLCMSIFFMMLSHQSMAQTEQPETPVAISQAEMVDELSKEAIRQGVATSETEAEEKIEEALEPEVPVDSMLMLEQQQNAGSGLGEFTPIEFDDLEDLPVQTIDQNMANEIYQVAEQAKQEAQNYRNTQTSETVVADISQQELLEINQAPVNVDQLMQSIQADSQIIVQNNEAGLTLPEVPGQLVAEDDKRPNLFKRLFYKIRPPRQIMTARVPRISADVVIMNGQGVAQSNGMLNRKDVPEGHLNLRNNVKAKLSSFTQESFGDFNSALPQLRTLSRQAAQAVGYYNAQFRFEKISDSRVQVFVTPNEPVLISSQNIEFTGEGAEQPQFQVISLLPEQEEGDIFNHGNYEKTKTRITTAANNNGYFDSFWRLHDVKIAQPQNTADVNLRFETGERYKLGNVEFRMSDPEKEFPLDRDVLESLVTWTDGADYTFWRVNSLANNLTNSRYFNYTLVDAIRPDPLDKELELAPDIQSLIEEQKRTEDQAATMQPARSVSSSQEVTQNVVDEDQFAGSRDQESANLRTLRVEQQTKENEQDRLKVQAREEKKIPVIVTLNADRLNSAEVGLGYGTDTDIRLRGQYRRAIVNKRGHSFDANMELSGIRQSIDGRYNIPYHHPLNDYVSIVGGYEREEREGVAQGEGLLIESAVLGADRIIKNPLGNWQRTFGARYRLDRLTQDGSVDFNQIPEAFRFNTEDEQQSLLVGYEVSRTESDRRVNPTKGFKQTYKIELGSEALLSDADMAIVNAGWRFIYSLGENADHQFVGRADAGYIFTEDFAKVPYNLRYFTGGDQSIRGFDYKSLSPEIDGFKVGGQALGVASLEYNYQFKEGWRAAVFADAGNAYNKEFSNPTEYGAGVGVRWASPIGPIRIDVATGLSDDNYPIRLHFFIGSQL; this comes from the coding sequence ATGCCTGCAAAGAAAAATTTTAAAAAAACGATGCTAAATCGCAGTATGGGGCCTCTCATACCACAGCATAGTGGTATGCAGCTGTGTATGAGCATCTTTTTTATGATGTTATCCCATCAGAGCATGGCACAAACCGAACAGCCCGAAACACCTGTGGCCATTTCTCAGGCAGAAATGGTGGACGAGCTATCCAAAGAAGCGATTCGTCAGGGAGTGGCCACGTCCGAAACGGAAGCGGAAGAAAAAATCGAAGAAGCCTTGGAGCCTGAAGTTCCAGTGGACAGCATGTTGATGCTGGAACAACAGCAAAATGCAGGATCTGGTCTGGGTGAATTTACGCCGATCGAGTTTGATGATCTGGAAGATCTGCCAGTACAGACTATTGATCAGAACATGGCGAATGAAATTTACCAGGTAGCCGAGCAAGCCAAACAGGAAGCACAAAACTATCGCAATACTCAGACCAGCGAAACGGTGGTGGCCGATATCAGCCAGCAAGAACTGCTGGAAATCAATCAGGCGCCGGTTAATGTCGATCAGTTGATGCAATCGATTCAGGCTGACAGCCAGATTATTGTACAAAATAATGAAGCCGGATTGACCTTGCCAGAAGTGCCAGGTCAGCTTGTCGCTGAGGATGATAAACGTCCGAATCTGTTCAAACGACTATTTTATAAAATCCGTCCTCCACGTCAGATTATGACGGCAAGAGTTCCTCGCATTAGTGCAGATGTGGTGATCATGAATGGACAAGGTGTTGCACAAAGTAATGGTATGCTGAACCGTAAAGATGTGCCTGAAGGCCATCTGAATTTAAGAAATAATGTCAAAGCCAAATTATCCAGTTTTACCCAAGAGTCTTTTGGCGACTTTAATTCGGCTTTGCCGCAATTACGCACCTTGTCCAGACAGGCAGCGCAGGCAGTGGGTTATTATAATGCCCAGTTCAGGTTTGAAAAAATCTCTGACAGTCGGGTTCAGGTTTTTGTGACCCCGAATGAACCTGTGCTGATCAGCAGTCAAAATATTGAATTTACTGGAGAGGGTGCGGAACAGCCACAATTCCAGGTCATCAGTCTTTTACCTGAACAGGAAGAAGGCGATATTTTCAATCATGGCAATTATGAAAAAACCAAAACACGCATTACCACAGCAGCCAATAACAATGGTTATTTTGATTCATTCTGGCGTCTGCATGATGTAAAGATTGCCCAACCACAAAACACTGCAGATGTGAACCTGCGTTTTGAAACGGGTGAACGTTATAAATTAGGCAATGTCGAGTTCAGAATGAGCGATCCTGAAAAGGAATTCCCGCTGGACCGAGACGTACTGGAAAGTCTGGTCACCTGGACAGATGGTGCTGATTATACCTTCTGGCGGGTCAATAGTCTGGCCAACAACCTGACTAACTCACGTTATTTTAATTATACCCTGGTAGATGCAATTCGCCCTGATCCGCTTGATAAAGAGCTGGAACTGGCACCCGATATTCAAAGCCTGATTGAAGAACAGAAACGGACTGAAGATCAGGCTGCTACTATGCAACCAGCTCGCTCGGTATCCTCTTCTCAGGAAGTGACCCAGAATGTCGTAGATGAAGACCAGTTTGCCGGTAGCCGCGATCAGGAAAGCGCAAATTTAAGAACTTTACGGGTTGAGCAGCAAACCAAAGAGAATGAACAGGACCGTTTAAAAGTACAGGCACGGGAAGAGAAAAAGATTCCAGTGATTGTGACTTTAAATGCAGACCGTTTAAATAGTGCTGAAGTGGGTTTGGGTTATGGCACAGATACCGATATCCGCTTACGTGGTCAATATCGTCGTGCCATTGTGAACAAGCGCGGACATTCGTTTGATGCCAACATGGAGTTATCTGGCATCCGTCAGTCGATTGATGGACGTTATAATATTCCCTATCACCATCCGCTGAATGATTATGTCAGTATTGTGGGTGGTTATGAGCGTGAAGAGCGTGAAGGCGTCGCACAGGGTGAAGGCCTGTTGATTGAATCGGCAGTCTTAGGTGCAGACCGGATTATTAAAAATCCACTGGGTAACTGGCAACGTACTTTTGGCGCCCGTTATCGTCTGGATCGCTTAACACAGGATGGTTCTGTTGATTTTAACCAGATTCCAGAAGCGTTTCGCTTTAATACCGAAGATGAACAGCAATCGCTACTGGTGGGTTATGAAGTTTCACGTACCGAGAGTGATCGTCGGGTCAATCCGACAAAAGGTTTTAAGCAGACCTATAAGATTGAACTGGGCAGTGAGGCTTTACTCTCTGATGCCGATATGGCCATTGTGAATGCAGGTTGGCGGTTTATCTATTCATTGGGTGAAAATGCAGACCATCAGTTTGTGGGTCGTGCCGATGCAGGCTATATCTTTACTGAAGATTTTGCCAAAGTGCCGTATAACCTGAGATATTTTACCGGGGGTGATCAGAGTATCCGCGGTTTTGATTATAAGAGCCTTTCTCCGGAAATTGACGGTTTTAAAGTAGGTGGTCAGGCCTTGGGCGTGGCTTCATTAGAATATAATTATCAGTTTAAGGAAGGCTGGCGTGCTGCGGTCTTTGCAGATGCCGGAAATGCCTATAATAAAGAATTCAGTAATCCGACCGAATATGGCGCGGGTGTGGGTGTGCGTTGGGCTTCACCGATTGGGCCAATACGTATAGATGTTGCGACTGGACTGTCTGATGACAATTATCCGATTCGTTTACATTTCTTTATTGGATCACAGTTATAA
- a CDS encoding MFS transporter, with amino-acid sequence MNKNEHLLASRRFLPMFLTQFFGALNDNVFKQALLLVITYGWIQQQSASISTLNNLAALLFILPYFIFSATAGQIADKYERSQLIRYLKLLEIAIMLLGTVGFLMGNLWILLFALFLMGTHSTFFGPIKYAILPEVLKPNELMSGNALFQSGTSLAILFGMILGGAVIAASAGNLIWISLTVISIALIGYISSRYILKQSIPAPELQVDWNFFRTSLQTLKYAKSLPLIFTILLGNSWYWFYGATYLTQIPQLTLQNLHASENVASLLLTFFSVGIGLGSYLCRKIGGSQVNIKMVPFGAIGLVIFALYLAASLAFVPERTGALIGLADVFQQGWSYYHVMLAVTLLGISGGFYIVPLYAMMQAHSPRSHRARVVAANNILNAVFMVSSAIFSIIILSVLELDLKILFCITAVLSGLFTLWLLYRLKPMIKTAKAPLED; translated from the coding sequence ATGAACAAAAATGAACATTTGTTAGCTTCTCGGCGCTTTTTACCGATGTTTCTGACGCAGTTTTTTGGTGCATTAAACGATAATGTATTTAAACAGGCGTTACTGCTGGTCATTACTTATGGCTGGATTCAACAGCAATCGGCCAGCATCAGCACTTTAAATAATCTGGCGGCTTTACTGTTTATCTTGCCCTATTTTATTTTTTCAGCCACGGCCGGTCAGATTGCCGACAAATACGAACGTTCACAGCTGATTCGCTATCTCAAGCTTCTGGAAATTGCCATTATGTTGCTGGGAACTGTCGGTTTCCTCATGGGCAATTTATGGATTCTGTTATTTGCCCTGTTCCTGATGGGCACCCATTCCACTTTCTTTGGCCCGATCAAATATGCGATTTTACCTGAAGTCCTGAAACCGAATGAACTGATGTCCGGCAATGCCCTGTTTCAGTCCGGAACTTCTCTGGCAATCCTATTCGGTATGATTCTGGGCGGTGCAGTCATTGCAGCTTCCGCCGGCAACCTGATCTGGATCAGTTTAACCGTCATCAGCATCGCCTTGATTGGTTATATATCCAGTCGCTATATCCTGAAACAAAGTATTCCCGCGCCTGAGCTGCAAGTTGACTGGAATTTCTTCCGCACCAGCTTGCAGACCTTGAAATATGCCAAAAGCTTACCTCTGATTTTTACAATTTTACTGGGCAACTCATGGTACTGGTTTTATGGTGCAACCTATCTGACCCAGATTCCTCAGCTGACATTACAAAATCTGCATGCATCTGAAAATGTCGCCAGTCTGCTCTTAACCTTTTTTTCTGTCGGAATTGGTCTGGGTTCATACTTATGCCGTAAAATTGGTGGCAGCCAGGTCAATATCAAGATGGTGCCTTTTGGCGCGATCGGTCTGGTGATCTTTGCCCTGTATCTGGCCGCGAGTCTGGCCTTTGTTCCGGAGCGTACAGGTGCATTAATCGGCTTGGCAGATGTCTTTCAGCAAGGCTGGAGCTATTATCATGTGATGCTGGCCGTCACCTTACTTGGAATTAGCGGCGGTTTTTATATTGTACCGCTGTATGCCATGATGCAGGCGCATTCTCCCCGCTCACATCGTGCGCGTGTGGTTGCAGCAAATAACATTCTGAATGCCGTTTTCATGGTATCTTCTGCTATATTCTCGATTATTATTTTAAGTGTTTTAGAGCTTGATCTTAAAATACTTTTTTGTATTACCGCAGTATTAAGCGGCCTGTTTACTCTCTGGCTACTTTACCGGCTGAAACCAATGATCAAAACTGCAAAAGCGCCCTTGGAGGATTAA
- the coq7 gene encoding 2-polyprenyl-3-methyl-6-methoxy-1,4-benzoquinone monooxygenase, whose translation MRQYTGLDKLIHSFDQALRSLVPGTTSAQRENPAQPVETQLTVSDARHVAGLMRVNHSGEVCAQALYHGQAMTAKLPNVRREMEQAAIEEQDHLAWCENRLKELDSHTSLLNPVWYGLSFGMGAIAGIAGDKYSLGFVAETERQVSMHLQHHLSQLPPQDERSRRILEQMNEDELHHRDTALNAGGVDLPVPVKIAMTGISKLMTKTSYFI comes from the coding sequence ATGCGTCAATATACAGGTCTCGATAAACTGATTCACTCTTTTGACCAGGCATTACGCAGTCTAGTCCCGGGCACGACTTCGGCCCAACGTGAAAATCCGGCCCAACCGGTAGAAACACAGTTAACCGTCAGTGATGCACGTCATGTGGCAGGTTTAATGCGGGTCAATCATAGTGGTGAGGTTTGCGCACAGGCGCTGTACCATGGTCAGGCGATGACGGCGAAACTCCCGAATGTACGTCGCGAAATGGAACAGGCAGCGATTGAAGAACAGGATCATCTGGCTTGGTGTGAAAACCGCTTAAAAGAACTGGATAGCCATACCAGTCTGCTCAATCCGGTCTGGTACGGTCTTTCCTTCGGTATGGGTGCAATTGCCGGAATCGCAGGCGATAAATACAGTCTGGGTTTTGTGGCTGAAACAGAACGTCAGGTCAGCATGCATTTACAGCATCATCTTAGCCAGTTGCCACCGCAGGATGAACGTTCTCGTCGTATTCTAGAACAGATGAATGAAGATGAACTGCATCATCGGGATACAGCGTTAAATGCTGGCGGTGTAGATCTACCCGTTCCAGTTAAGATCGCCATGACAGGCATTTCCAAGTTGATGACCAAAACCAGTTATTTTATTTAA
- a CDS encoding DUF1003 domain-containing protein, translating to MKEKHESHKCLVCGKHFLLKNLTPMGTVRKVITEEIARDIPGWTPQDYICQADLTRYRIQYVHSLLSSEKGEVTDLEFEVIDSMHQHELITKNVETTLEQKWTLGERLADKIATFGGSWTFLICFAIFLGLWITINTVVMVTRPTDPYPFILLNLILSCLAAIQAPIIMMSQNRQEAKDRLRSQNDYQINLKAELEIQHLHEKLDHLLLHQWERLAQIQEIQLDLLSEMSKKD from the coding sequence ATGAAAGAAAAACATGAAAGCCATAAATGCTTGGTATGCGGCAAGCACTTTCTTCTGAAAAATCTCACTCCGATGGGAACAGTCAGAAAAGTCATTACCGAAGAGATTGCCAGGGATATTCCAGGCTGGACACCGCAAGATTATATTTGCCAGGCAGATTTAACCCGGTACCGCATACAGTATGTACATTCATTATTAAGTTCGGAAAAGGGTGAAGTGACTGATCTTGAGTTTGAAGTGATTGATAGCATGCATCAGCATGAACTGATTACCAAAAATGTGGAAACAACCTTAGAGCAAAAGTGGACCTTGGGAGAAAGGCTCGCCGATAAAATTGCAACTTTTGGTGGAAGCTGGACCTTTTTGATTTGTTTTGCAATCTTCTTGGGCCTGTGGATTACGATAAATACTGTGGTGATGGTGACACGACCTACTGATCCTTATCCATTTATTCTGTTGAATTTAATCCTGTCCTGTCTTGCGGCGATTCAGGCACCTATTATTATGATGAGCCAGAACAGACAGGAAGCAAAAGACCGCTTACGTTCGCAAAATGATTATCAGATCAATTTAAAAGCCGAGCTGGAAATCCAACACTTGCATGAAAAATTAGATCATCTGCTGCTACATCAATGGGAACGGTTGGCGCAAATTCAGGAAATCCAGCTGGACCTGCTTTCTGAAATGAGCAAAAAAGATTAA
- a CDS encoding VIT family protein: MRHSYHLEKHYIERAGWLRAAVLGANDGIISVTSLVVGIAASGASTEILLVTCVAGLISGAASMAAGEYISVKSQQDIETNDLLMEERELQRHPTHELNELKTIYIQRGLEPALAQQVAEQLTDHNALDAHARDEIGISAHTSAQPFLAAFSSAMAFTVGSLFPLISIMILPEHYLDKGVMLIGVLSLGMMGALASYAGGVSVWRGAVRVMLWGIIAMLFSAWIGSLFNVSVG, from the coding sequence GTGCGCCATTCATACCATCTTGAAAAACATTATATCGAACGCGCGGGTTGGCTTCGTGCAGCTGTACTGGGGGCAAATGACGGAATTATTTCGGTCACCAGTCTGGTGGTGGGTATTGCAGCCAGTGGAGCATCCACAGAAATTTTATTGGTGACCTGTGTTGCCGGCTTAATCTCTGGCGCTGCCTCGATGGCGGCCGGTGAATATATTTCGGTTAAATCCCAGCAAGATATTGAAACCAATGATCTACTCATGGAAGAGCGCGAACTTCAGCGCCATCCCACGCATGAGTTAAATGAACTCAAAACGATTTATATACAACGAGGTCTGGAACCTGCTTTGGCACAACAGGTCGCTGAACAGCTGACCGACCATAATGCCTTGGATGCCCATGCCCGGGATGAAATTGGTATTTCAGCACATACCTCTGCCCAACCCTTTCTCGCTGCATTTTCTTCGGCCATGGCCTTTACGGTAGGTTCATTATTTCCTTTAATTTCAATTATGATTTTACCGGAACACTATCTGGATAAAGGCGTCATGCTGATTGGCGTTTTAAGTTTGGGGATGATGGGTGCACTGGCGAGCTATGCGGGTGGAGTAAGTGTCTGGAGAGGTGCAGTTCGGGTCATGCTCTGGGGAATTATCGCCATGTTATTCAGTGCATGGATCGGATCATTATTTAATGTGTCTGTTGGCTAA